In Hymenobacter volaticus, the genomic window GCTGGCTTCCACTACGGTAGTTGATTTGTATCGCCCTAGCCGTCCGCACCTGAGTGGGAGCCACTGCGTACGTGCTTCACGGTGGGCTACTATTGCGTGGGGCGTGCTCGGTATTGGGTTTGCAACGTTTGCCGCCCGGCTCGAAAACCTAATTCAAGCCGTTAACATTCTCGGCTCCCTCTTCTATGGCACCATCTTGGGCATTTTCGTGGTGGCTTTCTTCATGAAATCCATCGGCGGCAGAGCCGTATTTTGGGCGGCTATCCTTGCTGAAATTATCGTGCTGTTGCTGTTCTGGCTGACTGATATCGGCTACTTGTGGTTCAACATCATCGGGTGCGGGTTGGTCATGCTGCTTGCCGCCGGTTACCAGCGCCTCGTGCCTTCGGCTAGTTTGCTTCAGGATGGAAAAAGCTAATGATAACTTTCCTTCGCAGGTTCTGCGTGTCGATGCTATACTACACAAAAAAGCCCTCTGCTTTATAGCAGAGGGCTTTTTTGTCAACTTCGTTGTCTACTTGAGATTAAGTAGGAAGCTTACTTCGCAGCAGGCTTTTTCGTTTCGGTTACCAAGTCGTCGTTCATCTTGGCGTAGTCGGTGTTAGGAGGGGTAGAAGCCAACGCGAGTTTCTTGGACTGCTCGGCAGCGGCGGCGGCACCTTTGTAATCCTTCATTTTCATGCGGATTTTAGCTTCGGTGTGCACGTTCCAGAACTTAGGGTCCTTCTCGTTGGCCTTCTGTATCCAAGTCAGGGCTTGCTTCATGTCTTTGTTGTTGTCGTAGTAATAAACAGCGGCAGCAGCAAGGTCGTTGGCGGTAGGAGTGGCGTTTTTCACCACTTTCTCATCGATTTGGGCCATTACTTTGGGGTCCACATCAGATGTTACTTTAAACTTAGCACCGGTGGTTGCCCATACCATATCCACGTTGGCAGTGGCAGGCGTGAGGTCAGAGAAGTTGATGGTGAAGGTTTCCACCTTCGTAGCTGTCTTGTAAGGTTTTACGGTGAAGCTGGCCACGTTGTCGGTGTCTTTGAAGCCATCGACATCAGCTCCTTGCTTGGTATTTTTACTGATTACCACAGTCCACTCGGCCGCGTTCGGGATGGTGTAGATGCCATACTCACCAGCCGGCACTTTCTTGCCTTCCAGGGTCACATCGTCGGAGAACTTGATGGTAGTGGTGGCATTAGCACCCGTGCGCCACCGCTTCCCAAGAGGCGCGAGGGGAGATGAGGCACCGAAAGCAGCGCGGCCTTTCAAGCTTGGGCGCGAATACGTGATGGTAACGTCGGTAAGACCTACCCGTTGTTGTACGACGCTTTTGGGGCTAGCAGCAGGAGTGGCAATCTGAGCGTGAGTTACTTGCGGAGCGGCTACGAGAAGAGCCAAACCAGCGGTGAGAGAGAGAAGTGCTTTCATGAAAGGGGAAAATGAAATTGATTCGTGGTTAAAAGTAATAAAACCCGCGTTGGAGCGCGGGTTTCAGTGTGATTAGGCAAGCGCAGCAAGCGAAATATTACATCACTCCCCAAGTAGTTCTTAAGTTGAAGCGGTTTATGTTTTGCTGCTGCAAAAGCTCAATGATGGGACGGATAGCAGCAAAAGGCGTTTTCTTGTCTGCTCGAATGAAGCAGAAGCTTGGCTTACCAGCACATTCTCGAAATACCCGACGAGTAGCATCTATGTACTCTCCTAACTGTCCAGCCGGAACCCCCGTTTTGAGAAGCGCATAACGTTGCATTTGCGAGGAAGAAAAGTACTCTGGCAGTCTGCGTACATCCATGCCTATGTATGGCAATCGGTGCATTTCCTGCTGTTGCATGTAGGTAAGTTGAACACCATGTAGTGATGCTACCTGCTCGATAACCATAGTCCGGTACGGCTCATCATCGACGTTAAAGAAAAGTCTGTTGTCTTTGCTAATGGTGATAATATAGTGCCGGTTGTCTCGCAAGCAGCTGCTACCTGAAGTGACTGGTAGGTCAACTTCGGGCTCTGTTTGCTTCAAAGAAGTGGTGGCTAGACAACAGCGAAGAAATACAAGCACTACTACTGCCAGTGGCCACACCTCTGGAACCGACAAATTGCGCCGGTGAATCTGACGAGGGCGGGAATGCTGTAGTATAGAGGCCATAAGAGTGGAAGCTGATGATACAAGAAGTTAGACAACGATAAACTCGTTCACGTCTATATACTCCTGCGCTTGCAGCTTGACTCCGTTGTACTTGAGCTACACCTCTCGCACAGTAATTCCGGCATCTCTCACTAAGGCCAGCAACTGCTCGGCTGCGCCCGGCGCTTGTAGGCACCGCAAATCCACGTAGTAACAAGCCGCTTCGGTGGGGTAGAGCAGCAGCCAATTCGGTTTCACCCACACGGCCCGGCGCATTGTGTTCCAGCGTGTCTCGAAACGACCATTTGGGCTTTGACCTCGGAGCATTTCTGCATCAAACGTGAAGTCGGTGGGCGCGCGAAGCACGGCGTTTTTTGCGTAGCCTCGCCGCAACTGATACCGCACAAGGCTCATACGAAACAAGCCATACAGCACACCTACGGTTAAAAATGCTATGGTGCTTGGGTTATTGATTCGGCCGTTTTGCACCATATCCAGCCCAATGCTTACACTCAGCAAGAACACGGCTGCCCCCAAAAGCCAGTGGTTGCGACGCGTTGCCGGCTGTTGTCGCCACAACCGGAAGTTCACAGCCACAAATTCATCGGCCGTCATCGTGACGCCGGGGGCAAGGAGAGGCAAGGGCATAAGCAGATTGGTTTGCTATATCATTCCACCGTCGGGTGAGGTGAAAAGCCATTGTACCTCTTACTCCGACTCAGCTAGTTGGTGCCGCTCGTTTTTCACGGTGTTGGCTACCGTCCAGGGAATTTCGCGGGTGAAGGGGTGGTGCCGCACCGGACACTCGGGCATGTGACAGTGCGAGCAAGCCGAGAAATTGCACGGGTCGGCGTGCACAAACATTTCCGTGTCCACTTCAAACCGCGTCTGAATGAAATCTTCGATGCGGTGCACCTCAGCATGCACTTCCTCTAGGCTGAAATAATACGGCAGTGTCACGTGGCAGTCGATGTGCAAATCAGCGCCGTAGCGCAGCACTCGCAGGTTGTGCACGTCAATCCAAGCGGGCTGCCGGTGCTGCTGCAACTCCCGAATTACGCGGCCCACGGTCTTCACGTCTGATTCGTCCATGAGGCCCGCTACTGACTTGCGCAGCATTCGGTAGCCGTTCACCGTGATAAAGAGCCCAAGCAGGTAAGCCGCAATGGTGTCGTAGAGCACATTGCCCGTGAAGAATACCAATGCCAGCGCTGTACACGACACAATGGTGTTCAAGGCATCAATGTACAAGTGCTGCCCGTCGCCGACCAAAGCCACCGAATGCAGCCGCCGACCCGCCCGTACTAGCACGTAGCCCACAGCCAAGTTGACTACGGCCGTAGCACCTAACAGCCACAAACCCGAATCGGGGCGGGCTACCTCGTGGGGGTGAAACAGGGTACTAGTGGCGCTATAAAAGATGTATGCTCCCGCAAACAGAATCAGGCCGCCCTCGAACCCCACCGACAGATATTCCACTTTGCCGTGGCCGTACGGATGGTTTTCGTCTTTAGGTAAGCTGGCTAGGTAGATGCTATAAAGCGCAAAACCACTTGTGAAGACGTTGATAATCGACTCCAGCGCATCCGTCAGAACGGCTTGCGAACGAGTAAGGTAGTAGGCGTAAAATTTCACCAATACCAACACGATGCTAACCACCAGGGAAAGCAGGCCGAGCCGATTTTTGGTTTGCGCGAGTGACATGGCAGGCAGCCAACTAAGGGTTGGCAAATAGGTGAACGGAGTGTACGGGAAGTGACGGTGTTTGGACTGAATAGCCCGTCCTGTTGTGCTTTACGTCAGCACACAATAGGCTTCGGTAAACGCAACAGGACGGGCTATTTCAAATCGGGTAAGCTCTAACTCAACTCGAACTGCAGCTTCAGCAGGTTTGCGTACAACCCATTTTCGTTATGGGCTAGTTCATCGTGGGTGCCTTGTTCGACTATGCGGCCGCCGTCGATAACCAAAATCTTGTCCACTTTGCGAATGGTGCTCAGGCGGTGGGCAATGATGATGCTCGTACGATTCTGCATCAACTCGTCCATGGCGCCTTGCACCAGTTTTTCGCTTTCACTGTCGAGAGAAGACGTGGCTTCGTCGAGGATGAGAATGGCGGGGTTCTTCAGGATGGCGCGGGCAATGGCGATGCGCTGGCGCTGCCCACCCGACAACTTGATACCCCGCTCACCTACCAGCGTGTCGAGGCCTTCGGGGAACGACTCGATGAACTGCCAGGCATTGGCTTTGCGGGCCGCCGCAATGATTTCCTCGTCGGTGGAGTCAGTTTTGCCGTAGGCAATGTTCTCCCGAATACTGCCGCCAAACAAGATGGTTTCTTGCGGTACAATGCCAATGTGGCGGCGCAGCTCCGTGAGGTCGTACTGGCTGACCGGGCGGCCATCAATCAGAATCTTGCCGTCGCTCAGCTCGTAAAACTGCATCAGCAGCTGCACAATAGTGGACTTACCGGCTCCCGACGGACCCACCAGCGCAATCTTTTCACCGGCCTGAATATCAAAGTTGATGTCCTTGAGCACGGGCAAATCGGGGCGGGTGGGGTAGCGGAAGGCCACGTTGCGGTAGTCGATGTCGCCGCGCACTTGCAACGGCGCCAGCCCGGCCACGCGGGTTTGGTGAGTAGGCTCGGACTTCTCGTCCAAGATTTCCAAGATCCGCTCCGAGGCTCCTAGGGTGCTCTGCACTTTGCCGTACAACTCGCCCAAGCCGCCTACCGAGGCACCAATGAAAATAGTGTATAGCGCAAATGACGTCAGATCGCCAATAGTCATTTGGCCGGCGGCCACAAGAGAAGCCGCACGCCACAGCACCAGAATGATGCCGCCAAACAAACCAATGATGACGAACGACACGAAGCCACCCCGATACAGATTACTTTTCAACGCGGCCCGCACGGTGCGCGTGAGCGAGGCGGTATAGCGTTGGGTTTCGAACTGCTCGTTCGTGAAGGCCTTCACCGTGTTGATACCCTGCAGAGTTTCCTCCACAATGACGTTGGTTTTAGCTAGCTCATCCTGCGTGGCTTTGGCTAGCACCCGAATCTTGCGCCCAAACACCATGGCTACCACCACAATCGGTGGAAACGTGAGCAGCATGAACAGCGAAAGTTTCACTGATACCATCATGATGAACACAATGCCCACCACCAAGGTCATAATCTGACGAAACAACTCGGCCAGCGTGAGCGAAAACGAGTCCTGAATCATTCCGACGTCAGAAGTGATGCGGGAGGTGATGGCGCCAACGCGGTTTTTCTCGAAGAAGGGAATTGGGAGCGTGACAAACTTCTGGTAGAGCGCCTGCCGTATGTCGCGCACCGTAAACTCGCTGACCTGTGTGAAAAACCAGATGCGGCCAAACGAGAAAATGCCCTGTAGCACAATAACGGCAAATAGGCCAATGGCAATTTGGTTGATGCTGATAGCCGTGCCATTGGGCAAAACGAACGGCTTGCCGTTCGCCGCATCCGTGAGCTTGCCAATCACCCAGGGAAACAGCATGACCGTGGCACTCGACAAAGCCAGTAGAATCATGCCCACCGTAAACTTGCCCCGATAAGGCAGCACATAGCGAAAAATCCGCAGCCCGTGCCGCAGACTTTCCTTGGTTAATTTTTTCTTGGGCACTTCCGGTTCAAGGGTCGTACCGCTGGTATTCATTCCGCTTCGGGCCATTCTCTTATAGAAGTTAGAAGCGAGAACTTGGAAGCCAAAAGTTGCAGGAATAGCATCCGGCTCCTAGCTTCCAAGTTTTCGCTTCTGCATTTATTCATCTTTGTTGTTCGCCTGCTCTACCTTCAGAATCTGCCCGTTGCCGAACGGCACGGGAAGGCTAATTTGCACTGGTATGGGCTGGCCCTTGCGGGTAGCGGGTTTAAAGGCCGGCAGCAGCGCCACCACCCGTAACGCCTCTGCATCTTGGGCCGGCGACAACGACTGCGCCACCACCGGATTAGATAGACGGCCGTTGGCTTCAATCGTTGCCGTTACCAATACGTTGCCGGTAGGATTGTTGACGCCGGAAGTCTCCGGATACTTGATGTTCTGTTGAAAAAAGGCGCCCAACGCGTCGGCACCCCCCGGAAACGATGGCGCTACATCGGGTCGGTTGGAAGCGGGTCGGGCCTGCACCTGCATCCGGCCTGCTTTCAGCTCGATGGGCTTCGATGTAGTAGGAGCAGGCTGCTGCGCGTTAGCTGCAAAGGCAAAACCTGCCAGCAAAACACAAAGGAGTCGTTTCATATAAGATAAAGTAGCGCACCTAGCCTTAGAAGCCGCAGGAAACTAGTACACGGTAAGCACAACAATTCCAGCGCTATAACAGCCGTTGCACAGCAGATCCACCAGATTTTCTGCGCCACAAACAGCAAAGGTACGTACGCTTCTTCCTAAACAACCCTTACCCAACAGGGTTCAATTCTGTAACAAGTCGAGGACGCGAAATGGCGAGCAGCCCAACAAAGGTGAGCAAGCCATTGAGAATCAAGATTTCAAAGCCAAACTCGTAGCCCCACCAAGCCTTGGAATTAGCATTGATGAAGTAGGTAAGCAGGGGCGCAATTACGCAGACCACCGGTACCAGCCGGTCATGGAGGCCGCGGCCCATAAACAGGCCGAAGGCGTAAAGCCCGAGCAATGGCCCGTAGGTATAGCCGGCCGCCTTGAACACGGCCGTAATAACGCTTTGGTCGTTGATGGCCCGGAAAATTAGGATAATCACGATGAGCACCAGCGAGAAGCCGAAGTGCGTGAGCTGCCGCACCTGCCGCTGCTTGTTTTCCTCGTACTGCTTGATGTCGAGCATGTCCACGCAGAACGAGGTGGTGAGGGCCGTGAGGGCCGAATCGGCGGAGGCGTACGTTACGGCAATGATGCCGAGGATGAATACTACGCCCGCGAAGAGCGTGAAATGGTTGGTGGCCAGCAGCGGAAACACGTTGTCGCCGATGATTTTGCCGGTGGTTGCGTTGGTAGGCAGCGCAATGCCTTTCGCAGCGGCAAATTGGTAGAGTAGCACCCCGAGCGAAAGGAAAAACACATTCACCACCACAATGGCAATGGTGAACCAGAACATATTCTTCTGTGCGTCGCCGAGGTTGCGGCAGCTTAGGTTTTTCTGCATCAAATCCTGGTCGAGGCCGGTCATCACGATGGTGATGAAAGCACCAGAAGCAAACTGCTTCCAGAAATACTTGTCGTCTTTCACGTCGGAGAAGTAGATCTGCGACATGGCGCTTTCGCGCACGGTTTTGATCAGACCCGCAAAGCCGAGGTTCAATTCATCGGCCATCAGGTAGATACTCACGGCCACGCAAACTAGCATGGCCATGGTCTGGAAAGTATCGGTCCAGAGGATAGTTTTGAGGCCGCCGCGGAAGGTATAGAGGTAAATCAGGAAGATGCTGACCGACACGGTGACAGCAAACGGCACGCCCAACGAATCGAAGACGGCAAATTGCAGCACGCCCGCCACCAAGAACAAGCGGAACGCGGCCCCCACGGCTCTGGAAATCAAGAAGAAAAACGCACCCGTTTTGTAGCTCCAAAACCCAAATCGTTGCTCCAGATACGTGTAAATACTTACCAGCCGCAGCCGGTAGTACATGGGCATCAGCACCGTCCCAATCACGAGGTAGCCCACGGTATAGCCCAGCACCACCGCCATATAGCTCCACGACTGCGTGGCCACCATGCCCGGAATCGAAATGAACGTGACCCCGGAAAGGGAGGTCCCAATCATAGCGAAGGCCACCATATACCAGGGGCATTGCGGTTGGCAATGAAGAACGATTCGCTCGTGGCTTTGCGCGAGGTCAGAATCGAAATGATGATGAGAACAACAAAGTAGCCTGCAATCAGGCTCAGAATAAGGGTAGGAGACATAGCAGGCCGAAAAACAGGGAGGTAAAGATACAGCCACGCTTGCAACTACACAGCGCGGCTAAACGCAATGCCGAGCTAATCGCTAAACCACGAGGAACTCCCAATTTTGCATAGACTCCTATTCCCAATCCTGCCACCGCATCACTTCCCCCACGGCGGGCGTGTGCAGTTCCCCGCGCAACATACCACCGTGCGCCACAGTTTGGATTTCGTGAAGCGGCTCAGAAGCTGGCTCGTCGGACAGGTCGAAGGTACCGTAGTGCATGGGCACCACGTGGCCGGCCCGCAGTTGGTTGGCCCCTTTAGCTGCTTCGTGCGGATTCACGTGGCTCAGTTGCATCATGTAGGCGGGCTTGTAGGCGCCGATGGGCATCAGTGCAATATCGAGCGGGCCGAACTGCTTCTCGATTTCCTCGAAATGGTCGGCCATGGAGGTATCGGCGGCGAAGTAGATGGTACGGAAGTCAGGCGTGCGGAGCAGGAAGCTGCCCCACAGCACGCGGTTCAGGTCGTTGAGGCCGCGGCGGTGCCAGTGAGAGGCTGGCAAGTAAAACAGCTCGAAGGGCGCGTTGTCGCCTAGGTTGTATTGCTGCCACCAGCCGGCTTCCTGCACTTGCAACCCCGGTGCCATATCCCGGATCAGCGGCGCCATGCGCAACGAGGTCAGCACTTGCATATTGGGGTTCTGACGCGCTAATTGCTTGATGGACGCCGCGTCGAGATGGTCGCGGTGGCCGTGGCTGAGCAGCAGATAGGTGATGCCCGTTAGGTCCTCCGCGCGGCAGGGAAGCTCGTGGCGGCGGCGCAAACCAAACGACGAAAACAGTACCGGGTCGGTGAGCAGCGTGACGCCGCCAACGCGCAGCAGAAAGCAGGCATGCCCGAGCCAGACCAGGCCATCTTCCTGGCTTTTCAGAAATGCAGAGCAGTCCACTACTTCGGGCACCCAGGTATCGGCCTTCTTTTCTTCTTTCTGCGGGTTTTTAGAGGTTTGCCAGCGCAGTACGGTGCTGAAGCTCGGTTCGTATAGCTCTTCCCCGTTGCAGAATTGTGCCCCTATCATCTTGTTGCCCGGGTAGTTGGGACGAATGGTTTTCAGGGCTTCGTTGCGAAGATACGTGGGGCGAAGAGCCATGCCGTGGTGGTTGGAGGTGGTGAGTGCAAGAAACAACAAAGCCTCGGAAGGTTTCCGAGGCTTGCTGCTAATTCTATATCGTACGTAGTTCCAGGAAGTATTGCTACCAGATACCGCCGCCGGTTAGCCCGGGCGAGTAACCAGGATACATGCTCGACTGTCCGTTGCTGGTCCGGATGCCGCCTGATATGGTGATGTTCTCGTTTATCATGTAGTCGGCCCGTAAGCTCATGCCGGAGCCCATGTTGCCACCAAATCCAGCATAAGGGTTCACCACCATACCCCGCGGCACGGAATTCGACAGATCCTTCCATGCGGTACCCGTCAGGGCCAGCCGCGGTGACACGGCGTATTGGGCACCCGCCTGTATGAGGTATTGGTTGGTGCCACTCCAAGCGCGAGGCGCGCCATCACCAGCAGCGTAAGTGGTCAGGCCAGGGTTAAGACGCATGTAGGTTAAGCCCGTGAATACCGTCAGTCGGTTGCTGAGCTTGTAGCCCATCTCTGGACTAACATACGAGGCCGACCCGTACCGGCCCGCCGTCATAAACCCAGCATTGACGCGGAAGCTTTGGCGGGGCCCTAGTACGCCAGGCAAGGTAGGCGACGACGTGGCAACACCGGCATTAGCCATAGGGGTGGTTTGAGCCGCCGCGGAGCCAGCTAGCAGCACACTTACCAGAAAAATAGAAAGACGAAGCATAAAACAGCGGAAAGGTCAGTTGAGGCTGATACCACAGGGAGTACACCTCCAACGCAAAGGCTGCATCAGAGGTGCATTTTCCTGAAAGATAACATAAGCGCCAAGCATTTCCAGCTTTTCCCAAGCCATCGGCTAGCCTATGCCCGTAACGCAGGCCAGTTTGTTTACCCTACTGCTGCGGAGGTTGCCAGAAAGGTTTCGGCGGCTTTGCGGTGAGTTTGTAGCTCAGCTAGGGCGCTGGCATTGGCGGCTTCGTAGCTGACCAGCGCCGATTGAGTTTTTTGTCGCTCTTCGGTAAGCTGTTGCTGTGTAGCGGTTAGTTGCTGTTGCTTTGCTTGCAATTGTTTGGTTAGCTCGGCAATGTCGAGGGCCAACTGCTGCTCTTGGGTCGTTAGTTGCAGCAGAGTGCTCGGGCGACGTTGTTGATTTTGATTTCACCCATTTTTTCTCGGTGCCGCTCCAGCACTTTGTTGCGGTCTGATTCCAGCACGGTTTCGTACTTAGCAGCCGAAGCCAGCAGCCCGGGCACAGTGGAGCCATTGATGGCAGCAAAAGCGTTGAAAGCTGTCTGGTAGAGCAGTTGGCCCGACATACCCGCGGCGGCCATGCTTTTCACCATTTTCATATAGGCCGCGAAGTCCTTGCCATCACCGGCCAAAAGCCCCGCAATATGGTCTACGTGGCGTTGCTCGGGCTGCGTTATGGAAGCGTTGTGGGTAGTAGGCGTGCCAGGCTGCGCCGCAACAAAAGGGGTGGGACTAGCTACTGGCTGTGCTTTGCCCGCGGTGGTTGAAGTTGCCGGAGTATCGTCGCCTTCCACAAAAAAGTCTTTGGCGGCTTTGGCTATATTATCGAAGATAGGCATGGTAGGTAATGAAGCGTGTGCGGTCTAGTTTGACGTATTTATCGCCTAGCACCAACATTCATTACAGCAATTCACCTCTATTTTTAACTGTGCTATGAGCAAGGGGAAACTGCCAGGCTACGTGCAGAAACGGCCCTTAATCTGGCGGCACTTCGCTATGCTTCAGCCGCAGTAGGAGGTACTTCCGGAGTGCGGTTCCAGGCCAACACGGCTACCAGCGCCAAGCACAACGTAAACCAGGCCCACGGCAGCCGCAAGTCCAGTATCGATAGCAACCCACAAACCAGCGTGGAGGCGAAGCTTGCTAGTCCCTGAAAGGCCTGATTCAGCCCAAAAATCTCGCCCCGGTCTACTTCGGTAGTGCGGCGGGCCAGTAAACCCTCTAGCAAGCCCTGAATCAAGGAAAGCGTGAGGCAGTCGAAAACGACAAGTACCACAAACGCTTCGCGGGAAGACCCTGACAGTCCGTAGCCTGCTAATACCGGTGTGCCTAGCAGGGCCAGCAATACAATAGCGCGGCGCTGATTTATACGGTCGGCGAGGTAGGTATAGAACCCGTAATTCAGCACAATGCTAAGGGCGCCGAAAAACATAAAGAAGTAGGAGATGGTGCGGGCATCCATGTGCAACTCGCCCAAGCTCATGTAGAGCACAAAGTACACATAGTAGCCGGTGCTAAGCGTGAGAGCTACTTGCGTAAGCACAATTCGGCGGATGCCGGGGTTGCGGGCATCTTTTTCTTGCAGCCGCGACCAGAGGGTAAGCGGATTAACAGAACGACCTAATTCAGCTAGTAGCTCACTGCCCCGGACGCCGTTACGCTGCAAGTGGGTTTCGCGTAGCAGCAAGCTCAAGCCGATATTGAGAGCCGCCAGCACCACCGCCAGCCGTATCACGTAAGCGGCCTGCTGCGTAGGTGGCACCTGCAAAGTGGTGAGCAGCACCCCCGACGCCATTGGGCCTAGTACAAAGCCCAACGAAATAATAGCGCCCTCTAAACCAAGATTCTTGAACAGCCGCTCGGGCGGCGAAATATCCGTGATGGCCGAGCGCACGGTTGAATACATGCCGTTGGTAGCACCATCGGAGGCGCGATTTACGAAATACAACCCCGCCCGTACTGGCAGTAGCAACACATTCGCCAACAACGTACCCACCGCCGACACAATGAAAATGGGCCGCCGCCCATACCCGTCGCTCAACCGCCCGAGCAGCGGGGCTGAAAACAGCTGCACGCCCAAGAATATGCCCATCCCGAGTAGCAGCCACAACTGTGGCTCGGGTAGCCCACGCACAAACTCCGGCATCACGGGCCCAATAGCTGCCCCCGCAATAATATCGACCAAGATGATGGTATACAGCAGCCACAAACGACGGTCGAGGGGTGGGGAGGGCATAATTAGAAGCAGATGAGCAAGGTTATCATTCCGACGCAAGAGGAATCTGAATTATTTCATTCAACAATTTTCCTCAGATCCCTCCTACGTCGGAATGACAATTACTTCGCCTTGCCGCTAAGCCACTCTTTGCGGAATGCCAACTGTTGGCGCGTAGCAGTCGGCAGTGGCACTACTTCCAGCATTGAGTCTTCCTGTAGCTTAATCTGCACGGTGCGGACACCGTCGCGGGCGCGCACCTCCAGCGGTACCACATCACCGGGCTTGTGCTTGGCTAGTAGCTGTTGCAGCACTTTGGCTCGCTTCAGCGGCTGCCCATCTAGTTTGAGCAGCACATCTTCCCGGTCGAGGCCGGCCACGTAAAGCGGGCTGCCAATGATGGATGTGGAGGGTAGCAACGCGCCGCTGCTATCGGGCAGGAACTGGAAGCGGTTGAGGCCGAGGCTTGCTTGCCCGGCTTTGGCCTTGCGGAGTTGCAAGCCTGCGGGAGCTAGGAGCTGCTCGAATTTAGGTAACTCATGCCCATAGATATGCTCGCGGAAAAAGCGGCCGGCAAAAGCCGTATCCTTG contains:
- a CDS encoding cation diffusion facilitator family transporter, whose amino-acid sequence is MSLAQTKNRLGLLSLVVSIVLVLVKFYAYYLTRSQAVLTDALESIINVFTSGFALYSIYLASLPKDENHPYGHGKVEYLSVGFEGGLILFAGAYIFYSATSTLFHPHEVARPDSGLWLLGATAVVNLAVGYVLVRAGRRLHSVALVGDGQHLYIDALNTIVSCTALALVFFTGNVLYDTIAAYLLGLFITVNGYRMLRKSVAGLMDESDVKTVGRVIRELQQHRQPAWIDVHNLRVLRYGADLHIDCHVTLPYYFSLEEVHAEVHRIEDFIQTRFEVDTEMFVHADPCNFSACSHCHMPECPVRHHPFTREIPWTVANTVKNERHQLAESE
- a CDS encoding ABC transporter ATP-binding protein, giving the protein MARSGMNTSGTTLEPEVPKKKLTKESLRHGLRIFRYVLPYRGKFTVGMILLALSSATVMLFPWVIGKLTDAANGKPFVLPNGTAISINQIAIGLFAVIVLQGIFSFGRIWFFTQVSEFTVRDIRQALYQKFVTLPIPFFEKNRVGAITSRITSDVGMIQDSFSLTLAELFRQIMTLVVGIVFIMMVSVKLSLFMLLTFPPIVVVAMVFGRKIRVLAKATQDELAKTNVIVEETLQGINTVKAFTNEQFETQRYTASLTRTVRAALKSNLYRGGFVSFVIIGLFGGIILVLWRAASLVAAGQMTIGDLTSFALYTIFIGASVGGLGELYGKVQSTLGASERILEILDEKSEPTHQTRVAGLAPLQVRGDIDYRNVAFRYPTRPDLPVLKDINFDIQAGEKIALVGPSGAGKSTIVQLLMQFYELSDGKILIDGRPVSQYDLTELRRHIGIVPQETILFGGSIRENIAYGKTDSTDEEIIAAARKANAWQFIESFPEGLDTLVGERGIKLSGGQRQRIAIARAILKNPAILILDEATSSLDSESEKLVQGAMDELMQNRTSIIIAHRLSTIRKVDKILVIDGGRIVEQGTHDELAHNENGLYANLLKLQFELS
- a CDS encoding YcxB family protein codes for the protein MPLPLLAPGVTMTADEFVAVNFRLWRQQPATRRNHWLLGAAVFLLSVSIGLDMVQNGRINNPSTIAFLTVGVLYGLFRMSLVRYQLRRGYAKNAVLRAPTDFTFDAEMLRGQSPNGRFETRWNTMRRAVWVKPNWLLLYPTEAACYYVDLRCLQAPGAAEQLLALVRDAGITVREV
- a CDS encoding DUF2911 domain-containing protein, coding for MKALLSLTAGLALLVAAPQVTHAQIATPAASPKSVVQQRVGLTDVTITYSRPSLKGRAAFGASSPLAPLGKRWRTGANATTTIKFSDDVTLEGKKVPAGEYGIYTIPNAAEWTVVISKNTKQGADVDGFKDTDNVASFTVKPYKTATKVETFTINFSDLTPATANVDMVWATTGAKFKVTSDVDPKVMAQIDEKVVKNATPTANDLAAAAVYYYDNNKDMKQALTWIQKANEKDPKFWNVHTEAKIRMKMKDYKGAAAAAEQSKKLALASTPPNTDYAKMNDDLVTETKKPAAK
- a CDS encoding MBL fold metallo-hydrolase, which encodes MALRPTYLRNEALKTIRPNYPGNKMIGAQFCNGEELYEPSFSTVLRWQTSKNPQKEEKKADTWVPEVVDCSAFLKSQEDGLVWLGHACFLLRVGGVTLLTDPVLFSSFGLRRRHELPCRAEDLTGITYLLLSHGHRDHLDAASIKQLARQNPNMQVLTSLRMAPLIRDMAPGLQVQEAGWWQQYNLGDNAPFELFYLPASHWHRRGLNDLNRVLWGSFLLRTPDFRTIYFAADTSMADHFEEIEKQFGPLDIALMPIGAYKPAYMMQLSHVNPHEAAKGANQLRAGHVVPMHYGTFDLSDEPASEPLHEIQTVAHGGMLRGELHTPAVGEVMRWQDWE
- a CDS encoding VOC family protein codes for the protein MPIFDNIAKAAKDFFVEGDDTPATSTTAGKAQPVASPTPFVAAQPGTPTTHNASITQPEQRHVDHIAGLLAGDGKDFAAYMKMVKSMAAAGMSGQLLYQTAFNAFAAINGSTVPGLLASAAKYETVLESDRNKVLERHREKMGEIKINNVARALCCN
- a CDS encoding TonB family protein, encoding MKRLLCVLLAGFAFAANAQQPAPTTSKPIELKAGRMQVQARPASNRPDVAPSFPGGADALGAFFQQNIKYPETSGVNNPTGNVLVTATIEANGRLSNPVVAQSLSPAQDAEALRVVALLPAFKPATRKGQPIPVQISLPVPFGNGQILKVEQANNKDE
- a CDS encoding MFS transporter; this encodes MPSPPLDRRLWLLYTIILVDIIAGAAIGPVMPEFVRGLPEPQLWLLLGMGIFLGVQLFSAPLLGRLSDGYGRRPIFIVSAVGTLLANVLLLPVRAGLYFVNRASDGATNGMYSTVRSAITDISPPERLFKNLGLEGAIISLGFVLGPMASGVLLTTLQVPPTQQAAYVIRLAVVLAALNIGLSLLLRETHLQRNGVRGSELLAELGRSVNPLTLWSRLQEKDARNPGIRRIVLTQVALTLSTGYYVYFVLYMSLGELHMDARTISYFFMFFGALSIVLNYGFYTYLADRINQRRAIVLLALLGTPVLAGYGLSGSSREAFVVLVVFDCLTLSLIQGLLEGLLARRTTEVDRGEIFGLNQAFQGLASFASTLVCGLLSILDLRLPWAWFTLCLALVAVLAWNRTPEVPPTAAEA